Sequence from the Malaciobacter pacificus genome:
AAATACTTGTTAAATGCAAGTATAATTACTCTAAACTTAAATACTTGTTAAAGACAAGTAGTTTAACTTTTATAAAAATATTTTTGTGTATAATTTCAAATAGAAAGAAAAAAGGTTAATAATATGAAAGAAAGAATACCTTTATCAGTACTTGATTTAGTCCCAATAGGTGAGGGCTTTTCAATTAGTGATGCTATGAATAATAGTACAAAATTGGCTCAAGCAGTTGAAGATTTCGGATATGAAAGATATTGGATAGCTGAACATCACAACTTCAAAAGTATTGCAAGTGCAGCTACTTCAGTTGTTTTAAGTCATATTGGAGCAAATACAAAAAAGATTAGAATAGGTTCAGGTGGAATCATGCTTCCAAATCACGCACCCCTAATCATAGCTGAGCAATTTGGTACTTTAGAAGCTTTATATCCAAATAGAATAGATTTAGGACTTGGACGTGCTCCAGGAACTGACCAGAGAACTATGATGGCCTTGCGAAGAGATAAAAATGATGGTTCTGATTTTCCAGTTATGTTAAATCATTTACAATATTATTTATCAAATGAAGGTGGACCAAATGCCATAAAAGCAGTTCCTGGATATGGAATGGAAATACCAATTTGGTTACTTGGTTCTAGTACTTTTAGTGCAAGTTTAGCAGCACAAAAAGGATTACCATTTGCTTTTGCTTCACATTTTGCACCTGATGCTATGAGTGCAGCAATTGAAGAATATAGAAGTAATTTTGTTCCTTCAAAACAGTTTGAAAAGCCTTATGTGATAGTTTGTATAAATGCTATATGTGCCCAAACTTTAGAAGAAGCAGAGTTTTTAAGAACATCAGAGCTATTAAAATTTTTATACATGCAAAGGGGTGATGAAAGATTGATTTCAAAACCAGTTGAAGATATAGATAGTATTTGGGAGCCTTGGGAAGAAAGAGCTATTAGAAATAAAACAAGAGAGTCTATATATGGAACTCCTGAAATGGTAAAAGAAAAATTAGAATTATTGATTGAGAGAACTGGAGCAAATGAAATTATGATGAATTGTTGGATTCACGACCCTAAAAAAAGAATACATTCCTATGAACTTATATCAAAAGTGTGGGTGTAAGATATGGAAAATAGTAAATTTAATATATACCAATCTTTAGGATTTTATTTTAATACTATTTTTGTAGATATGAAAAGAAGTATGGAAGAGAAGTTAAAACAGTATGATTTAACTCATTTACAATTTAGTATTTTAATCAATTTATATAAAAATGATGTAACAACTCAAAAAGAGATTTTAAGATACACAAATGGTGATGAAGCAAGTATTACTAGACTTATAGATAGACTTGAAGGAAAGGGATTATTAAATAGAGTTCCAAGTCCCACTGATAAAAGAAAAAAGCATTTGGTTTTGACAAGTGAGGGAATAAAGCTAATTGATGAAGCAATATCTTGTGCAAAAGAGATGAATAAAGAACTTACAAAAGATTTAGAAAAAGATGAAGCTAGAGTTTTATTAAAACTGCTTAAAAAAGTCTATTCATCTTTTCATGAGAGTTGAGAGACTGTTCATAATTTTTGAACACTTTGTGGAACTAAGAAAATTTGTTTTAATATTTTGTGTTCTAAAAGTGGGAGGTTTAGCAACTTAACGTTTAAAATGAGCCGATGAATTGCCCGCAGGGTAATTTATGGGCTCCACTAATTTGTTATGTGTTAATCATAAGCTTTTTGTCTGTGTTTAAAATCAACAACAGCAATAATAAGCTTATTCTCTTCGATAAGGTAAAAAAGTCTATAATTTCCAATTCTATATCTATAATAGCCTTCAAGATTATCTTTTAGCTTTTTAATGTTTGTTCCATAAAAAGGGTTTTCTCTAAGTTGGGGATAAACAAAGTTTTTAATTTTTGAATAGAGCTTTTTATCTATCTTTTTTTTAATTTTTTCAAAAGTTTTAGTTTCTGCAATTTGATACTTAGACAATTGTATAGTCACCTTTTTTGAAATCTTCTAGTCCATCCATAAGGTTTTTTACTAGCTCTTTATCATTCATTATTTCAGCCATTTCATCATTTTCTACAAATTGTGAAGATGTCAAGTATTGCATTGTTGCAAACTCTATAAAATTTGAAAGATTTCTTTTTTGACCATCAGCTGCAAGTTTTATCATATCGTAAATTGAATCATCTATTCTCATAGTTACTGTTTTCATAATATATCCTTTGAATATTTATAAATACTATTGTATTCAAATTTATTCATTTTGTCAATTGTGTATGTTTCACATAACGGTTGAGTTGAGAAATAAGTTTGCCCGCAGGGTAACTTATTTCTCTCCTAGTACTTGTTATCTTTTAGTGTATATGTTATCTTAGCACCATCAATGACAATAAGCTTTTCTTTAACCATTGCCTTAATGATAGCATCAAGTTGATTACTATTTAAACTTCTTGCACATATTGAGTTTATAGTATTTGATAGGGTTTCAACTTTTCTAGGCTTTGCATTTCCTCTTTTAATTAAATAGTCAACAATTAATTTTATTTTTTCATCAATAGATAATGTTTCACAGTTTGATTGTTTCAAAGCTGGAATTTCACTAATCTCATCATAGCGATTTATTAAAGTCTTTTTTTCTCTAAGATGTTTAATTAGTACATCAAAACCAGTATCTTTAGTGATTATATGAAAATACCCTTTAGGGTCTTTTTCATATAGTTTACCAAGGTAAAACGTAATGTGAAAGTCTAAAGCATTTTTGCCATTACCACTTATTACTACATATTCAGCTTTATCTCCTAAACTTTGCATTGATGTAGCAAGTTCAATAGGAATCTTTGTTTGATTTGCTCCAATAAAAACAATAACTTTAAAAGGATAATCTTCTGGAAACTCAAAAGATGTAGGTTGAACATTTTCAAAATCTATAAAAATATAATTATTTCTCATTTTTTTTGTATTACTCAATTCTTTTCCTTCTAAATATTTTTATGTAAGATAACGTTTAAAATGAGCCAATAAATTTCCCGCAGGGTAATTTATTGGCTCCTCTGATTTGTTAAGTGTTGCTATTAAAATGGAATATCATCAGCATCAAATCCATCATAACGTTCTACAACTTCTAACTTAGTTTCCAAGTTATTTATAATAATATTTTTTTTACTTTTTGATAAACTTTTGAAAAGATTAATAAAATCTTTTATTAAATTTACTTTTATGCTGTAATGTTTATTATAAGTGTACTCTCCATCTAAAAAACATCTACTTAATAATACAGGCGATGGTAAAAACTCCTCAAGCATTGTATTCTTATATAATTGTTCTAACTTTCTTAAAATTTTGTCATTATCATTAATAAATTTTGTTGAAGATTCTATTGTTGATAAAATACTATACAAGGTATTTGAAAACTCTCTGTAAAGTTGAATCTCAAATTCGTTAAAATTTATATCTAAAGCTTTTTCATTCAATATTTTTTTATAACAGTTATTAAATGACTCTATTCTATTAACTGGATTTTTATATGTCATAGCAGATAGTAATTCTTTAAATTTAAATTCTTGTATATTTTGTTCTAATATAATTTTTTCAATTAATTTGCCAATGAAATACACTTCAGTTTTAAAATTGTATATTTTGTTCAAAAAATCATTTGGTGTTTCACACCACCAATTTAAAGTTATACTTTTGTCAAAATCTTTTTCAAAATGAACTTTTTTACCAAATCCAAAATCTATAATTTTAACCAACCCACTATTGTCAACCATTATATTGTATGGTCTCATATCTCTATGTAAAATATTATGTTCTTCCAAATATTTAAAACCATTAATAAGTTGAAGAAAAATATCATTAATTTGTTCAGGTGATTTCTCTATATATTTTTCAATATCTTCACCTTGAATATATTCCATCAAAATATATCCTGTAAAATATTCAGGATAAAGATAATAACTTAACTTTCGCACGTTAAATTGATTAAAATTGTAGCTAAATCTCCCTAAAACATTACTCCTTTAGTTAATAATCTTATCCTTGTTGACATAAAAATAATTTAGTTGTTTTTCTATGATATTTTTCTATTTTGAACTCTCAATAAAGCCCTTAAATAGGCACTTTTAGCTATAATATCTATTATATTAAAGGGTAAGAATGCAGATAGAATCCAAGATCATCGGTATTATAAACGATAAGTTAAAAAATCCAATCTATGAAACATTACGTTTGTTAAATATGAAAACTATTTTAACCAAGAGCAATTTTTCTAAAAAAGAGGGAGTTGCTGTTCATATGGTTGTATTACATTTTGTATATATGCTGGTTATGAATAAAAAAATATCAACCTTTATGGATCAAAGTAATGATAGTTTCAAAAAAGATGTATATTATCGATTACTTTCCAATACTTCTTATAATTGGAGAAAACTATTATCTCTTAGTTCTTTAAAGATCTTATCACTACTTCATAAAGTGCAAGATTCAAAGCTAGTAAGAGTTCTTATACTTGATGATACTGTTGAAGATAAAGTTGGTAAAAATATAGAGGGAAGTTGTGACAACCTTTGGAGCAATAAAGCAAAGAGAAAAATCAGAGGTGTAAATGTTGTATCACTAAACTATAGTGATGGTTATTCAAATTTTATGTTGGACTTTGCAATTGCTATGAACAGTTATGCAAGGGTAAAGATAGAAGAGTTTACAAATATTATTGATCATCGAACCAATGCACATAAGCGAAGATTGGAAAGCTTAAAAGGGAAATCACAAATTGCTATAGAGATGATTAAAAGAGCAGTAGCTAGTGGTATATATGCAGATTATCTGCTTGTAGATAGCTGGTATTCTAAACCTGTATTTATAGAAACTATGAATGAACTTGGATTGCAAGTCATTTCAAGAATGGTAAACAATGACAGGATATGGAATTTTACAGGAGAGAAAAAGACCCTTGATGGCATCTATAACAAATTTAAAAAGCTTAAATCTATCAAGATGGGTCAATATGGCAAAAAGATAAAGTTTGAGTATTTTTCAACCATAGTTGAACATAAAAAAGCTGGTAAATTAAAAATTGTTTTTATAAAAACAAAAGAGAATTTAATACCAATCGTATCAACCAATCTTATACTTAGTGATGAAGAGATTATAGATATTTATAAAAGACGATGGGATATAGAACAAGGGTATAAAGAACTTCGTGAACACTTTGGATTCGGAAAAGAAGAGAATCGAATCTATGAAGCTTTGATAGCCAGAATTACACTATCTTTTTTTACATACAATGTTGTTAGCTATATAAATCGTATCAGCAATGAACCTAAAACAATTGGTGGATTGTTTAAAGATTTAGAATGTGAACTTCATACTCTAGCAATAGCTATGCAAGCATTTTTAGCTATTTTAGATGAGATTGCAAAAATTGAAGAAGTTGTCAATAGAAATGAGGATTTTACAGCTATCATTGATCTATTAAGAGATGTGACTGGAAAATTGCTTGGTTTTAGGTGCGAAAGTTAAGATAATAATTGAATATTCTAACTACATTTTTATGATAAAGCATATGAAGGAGTTTTATTTCATCCTTAAAGTTTTTATAATATTCTTCTTTTAGTTTAGCGGAAAAAGGGGAGTATTTTTTACATACAAAATCTTCATCAATAGTTTCATCTCTGAGTAAAATTGTTTTACCAAATGCACTTTCACCTATATTTTTAATTTTTTTAAATGGTTTTTTTCTAGTAAACTCTATAACATCTTCTGACATAAATCCATCCTATAATATGATTGCACTTAACTATTTATTAGTAATACATTATATATTAATTACCCATAAAATTACTTAATAGTAATACATTTTTAATGTTATGATATCAAGTTAGACAAAGTCCTATAAATAGGCTTATTTTAATAAAATATAAAATAATAGATTACAATATATAATATTTTTTATCTTATTCTTTGATATTTGATATAATTATTTTTGTTAGACTATTAACTAATATCCTTAATATCTTATAAAAATTATTCAATATCCACAAAAACTGAGTTTTTAGTCTACCTTTGTTATTTCAATAGTTCCACTTAAAGTTTTAATATCATCAATACCTGAAGTTACAAAACCTAATTCATATAAACCACCAGCACTTCCAAAATCTTTATAAAACATAACTACATCACCCCAAGGTGCATAATAAGCTAGTATTCCTTTTTTTGCATTTGCAAGTGGTGTGTTTGAAGTTGATAGTTTATTTGGTGGATAAAATATCTTTTCCATTGAAGCATAATCTTCAACTTTGATTTTTAATGGTAATTGATTTAGAAGCTCTTTTGAAGCATCTGAATTATTTAGTTCAAAAACTATTATTTTACCATTTGATTCTACACTTATTTTCATTTTGTTTCCTTTTTCATTTGCTAATAATATAATTGGAGTTATTAAGCAAAGTAATATATTTAAAATTTTTTTACTCATGATTAACCTCTACTAATTTTGGTTTTCTAGCAAATATAAGAGTTAGTATACATGCACTTATTGCTAAAACACCATAAAATATCGATACATGAAATAAATCCATATAATGTGACATTTGACCTGCTATAAAACTAGGAATCGCAGCACCTGCGTATGATGTTGCATAAATAAGTGATAATATTCCTGCTCTCTCTTGAATTGTTACATCTTTCATAACTGATCTTATACTTCCTGTTAGTACTGCTCCTTGAGATGCTCCTGCAACTGCACTTGAAAGTATAAACAACCATAAACTAGATATCTTTAGTGAAAAGATAATCCCCATAACGCCAATACTAAAACAAAACATAGCAACTCTTTGAGCATCAGCAGGCTCTAATTTTGCACTAATAGGTCCTCCAATGGCACTAGGTAAAAGGTATGAACCAAATAAAATTGCTATTATAAGTGTATTGTGAGTTCCAAGTTGGTCAACTGCTATTGATGGACCAAATGCTTGATAAAATGCTCCCATAGCCCAAGTTGATACAAAAGTAACTGCTGCTATTGGAAAAAACTTTTTGCCTTTTATAGGTAGTGAAAATTTTGGTTTTAGTGATTTTAATAATCCTGGAGTTTTTTGTACTGTTTCATCACTGTAAGCTATTAAAATAGTACAAATTGCTAAAACTACTAATATGAAAACATAACATAAAACTCTTTGATAAGGTGCAAACTGTACTAATGACCCAGAAATTAAAGCACCAATTGTTAGACCAATCATTGGAGAGTTACTCACTATTGCTGCAGGAACCCACTGGGGTAAAGAAGTTCCATTATCAACGATATATGATGTAATTGAACTAGATGCTAAACCACAAGCAAGTCCAAGTAAAAGTCTTGCAAAAATCAGTATTTCAGCACTGTTTACATCAAGAAGCATAATTGTAG
This genomic interval carries:
- a CDS encoding cyclophilin-like fold protein, with amino-acid sequence MKISVESNGKIIVFELNNSDASKELLNQLPLKIKVEDYASMEKIFYPPNKLSTSNTPLANAKKGILAYYAPWGDVVMFYKDFGSAGGLYELGFVTSGIDDIKTLSGTIEITKVD
- a CDS encoding transposase — translated: MQIESKIIGIINDKLKNPIYETLRLLNMKTILTKSNFSKKEGVAVHMVVLHFVYMLVMNKKISTFMDQSNDSFKKDVYYRLLSNTSYNWRKLLSLSSLKILSLLHKVQDSKLVRVLILDDTVEDKVGKNIEGSCDNLWSNKAKRKIRGVNVVSLNYSDGYSNFMLDFAIAMNSYARVKIEEFTNIIDHRTNAHKRRLESLKGKSQIAIEMIKRAVASGIYADYLLVDSWYSKPVFIETMNELGLQVISRMVNNDRIWNFTGEKKTLDGIYNKFKKLKSIKMGQYGKKIKFEYFSTIVEHKKAGKLKIVFIKTKENLIPIVSTNLILSDEEIIDIYKRRWDIEQGYKELREHFGFGKEENRIYEALIARITLSFFTYNVVSYINRISNEPKTIGGLFKDLECELHTLAIAMQAFLAILDEIAKIEEVVNRNEDFTAIIDLLRDVTGKLLGFRCES
- a CDS encoding protein kinase family protein, which produces MRKLSYYLYPEYFTGYILMEYIQGEDIEKYIEKSPEQINDIFLQLINGFKYLEEHNILHRDMRPYNIMVDNSGLVKIIDFGFGKKVHFEKDFDKSITLNWWCETPNDFLNKIYNFKTEVYFIGKLIEKIILEQNIQEFKFKELLSAMTYKNPVNRIESFNNCYKKILNEKALDINFNEFEIQLYREFSNTLYSILSTIESSTKFINDNDKILRKLEQLYKNTMLEEFLPSPVLLSRCFLDGEYTYNKHYSIKVNLIKDFINLFKSLSKSKKNIIINNLETKLEVVERYDGFDADDIPF
- a CDS encoding LLM class flavin-dependent oxidoreductase; the protein is MKERIPLSVLDLVPIGEGFSISDAMNNSTKLAQAVEDFGYERYWIAEHHNFKSIASAATSVVLSHIGANTKKIRIGSGGIMLPNHAPLIIAEQFGTLEALYPNRIDLGLGRAPGTDQRTMMALRRDKNDGSDFPVMLNHLQYYLSNEGGPNAIKAVPGYGMEIPIWLLGSSTFSASLAAQKGLPFAFASHFAPDAMSAAIEEYRSNFVPSKQFEKPYVIVCINAICAQTLEEAEFLRTSELLKFLYMQRGDERLISKPVEDIDSIWEPWEERAIRNKTRESIYGTPEMVKEKLELLIERTGANEIMMNCWIHDPKKRIHSYELISKVWV
- a CDS encoding MarR family winged helix-turn-helix transcriptional regulator; its protein translation is MENSKFNIYQSLGFYFNTIFVDMKRSMEEKLKQYDLTHLQFSILINLYKNDVTTQKEILRYTNGDEASITRLIDRLEGKGLLNRVPSPTDKRKKHLVLTSEGIKLIDEAISCAKEMNKELTKDLEKDEARVLLKLLKKVYSSFHES
- a CDS encoding CopG family transcriptional regulator gives rise to the protein MKTVTMRIDDSIYDMIKLAADGQKRNLSNFIEFATMQYLTSSQFVENDEMAEIMNDKELVKNLMDGLEDFKKGDYTIV
- a CDS encoding MFS transporter, which gives rise to MKQILKLFLFLPLFVFANETGGTKFEELDKKEIATIEISAFSASGDLESLRKSLIKGLKAGLTQNEIKEIFAHLYAYVGFPRSLNAQNIFMNLINERKKTGIDDIEGKVASLNISFIAASISFLMVFAASATPIPLYDIYRIEEHLTYNDLALTAVVYFIGAITALLFFGRISNHLGRKPVAFIIFALTTIATIMLLDVNSAEILIFARLLLGLACGLASSSITSYIVDNGTSLPQWVPAAIVSNSPMIGLTIGALISGSLVQFAPYQRVLCYVFILVVLAICTILIAYSDETVQKTPGLLKSLKPKFSLPIKGKKFFPIAAVTFVSTWAMGAFYQAFGPSIAVDQLGTHNTLIIAILFGSYLLPSAIGGPISAKLEPADAQRVAMFCFSIGVMGIIFSLKISSLWLFILSSAVAGASQGAVLTGSIRSVMKDVTIQERAGILSLIYATSYAGAAIPSFIAGQMSHYMDLFHVSIFYGVLAISACILTLIFARKPKLVEVNHE
- a CDS encoding PIN domain-containing protein; amino-acid sequence: MSNTKKMRNNYIFIDFENVQPTSFEFPEDYPFKVIVFIGANQTKIPIELATSMQSLGDKAEYVVISGNGKNALDFHITFYLGKLYEKDPKGYFHIITKDTGFDVLIKHLREKKTLINRYDEISEIPALKQSNCETLSIDEKIKLIVDYLIKRGNAKPRKVETLSNTINSICARSLNSNQLDAIIKAMVKEKLIVIDGAKITYTLKDNKY
- a CDS encoding type II toxin-antitoxin system RelE family toxin, with translation MSKYQIAETKTFEKIKKKIDKKLYSKIKNFVYPQLRENPFYGTNIKKLKDNLEGYYRYRIGNYRLFYLIEENKLIIAVVDFKHRQKAYD